A genome region from Kiloniellales bacterium includes the following:
- a CDS encoding aldehyde dehydrogenase family protein, with protein MNSTSPLKVTAPFDGAEIASLPTDDAGAIEASLATAERLFRDRDGWLPLWRRIEILERAAEQMHQRVEPLTLQATREGGKPLTDSRVEVERAVEGFKAALDCLRTEAGEVVPMGLNRASAGRIAFTQKEPIGPVVAVSAFNHPVNLIVHQVVPAVAAGCPVIVKPAEDTPLSCRSVVEILVEAGLPPAWCRVVHPAELSLAEALVTDPRVGFFSFIGSARVGWHLRTKLAPGTRCALEHGGAAPVIVAADAEIDEILPSLLKGGFYHAGQVCVSVQRVFAERRIARDLAEALAEGAMKLAVGDPTEESTEVGPLIRPGEVTRVGEWVEEAGAERALTGGRRLSERLYAPSVLYDPPADSRVSTQEVFGPVVCVYPYDTIDDAVARANALPFAFQAAVFTRDLDAALAGFHRLRASAIMVNDHTAFRVDWMPFAGLGQSGLGVGGIPHTLRDMQIEKMLVLRSPLA; from the coding sequence ATGAACAGCACCTCCCCCCTGAAAGTCACGGCGCCCTTCGACGGTGCCGAGATCGCGAGCCTGCCGACAGACGACGCCGGCGCGATCGAGGCCAGCCTGGCGACGGCCGAGCGCCTGTTCCGCGACCGCGACGGCTGGCTGCCGCTGTGGCGGCGGATCGAGATCCTCGAGCGCGCCGCCGAGCAGATGCACCAGCGGGTCGAGCCGCTGACCCTGCAGGCCACCCGGGAAGGCGGCAAGCCGCTGACCGACTCGCGGGTCGAGGTCGAACGCGCGGTCGAGGGCTTCAAGGCCGCCCTCGACTGCCTGCGGACCGAGGCCGGCGAGGTCGTGCCCATGGGCCTGAACCGGGCCTCGGCCGGGCGCATCGCCTTCACCCAGAAGGAGCCCATCGGCCCCGTCGTGGCGGTCAGCGCCTTCAACCACCCGGTCAACCTGATCGTCCACCAGGTCGTGCCGGCGGTCGCGGCCGGCTGTCCGGTGATCGTCAAGCCGGCCGAGGACACGCCGCTGTCCTGCCGCAGCGTCGTCGAGATCCTGGTCGAGGCCGGCCTGCCGCCGGCGTGGTGCCGGGTCGTCCACCCGGCCGAGCTGAGCCTGGCCGAGGCCCTGGTCACAGATCCGCGGGTCGGCTTCTTCAGCTTCATCGGCAGCGCGCGGGTCGGCTGGCACCTCCGTACCAAGCTGGCGCCCGGCACCCGCTGCGCCCTGGAGCACGGCGGCGCGGCGCCGGTCATCGTCGCTGCCGACGCCGAGATCGACGAGATCCTGCCCAGCCTGCTGAAAGGCGGCTTCTATCACGCCGGACAGGTCTGCGTGTCCGTCCAGCGGGTCTTCGCCGAGCGGCGCATCGCCCGCGATCTGGCAGAGGCCCTGGCCGAAGGCGCAATGAAGCTCGCGGTCGGCGACCCGACCGAAGAGTCGACCGAGGTCGGGCCCCTGATCCGGCCCGGCGAGGTGACACGGGTCGGGGAATGGGTCGAGGAGGCCGGCGCCGAACGGGCCCTGACCGGCGGCCGCAGGCTGTCGGAGCGCCTCTATGCGCCGAGCGTGCTCTACGATCCGCCGGCCGACAGCCGGGTCTCCACCCAGGAGGTCTTCGGCCCGGTCGTCTGCGTCTATCCCTACGACACGATCGACGACGCGGTCGCGCGCGCCAACGCGCTGCCCTTCGCCTTTCAGGCGGCGGTCTTCACCCGCGACCTGGACGCTGCCCTGGCCGGCTTCCACCGGCTGCGGGCCAGCGCGATCATGGTCAACGACCACACCGCCTTCCGGGTCGACTGGATGCCCTTCGCCGGCCTCGGACAGTCGGGCCTCGGCGTCGGCGGCATCCCCCACACCCTGCGCGACATGCAGATCGAAAAGATGCTGGTGCTGCGCAGCCCCCTGGCCTGA
- a CDS encoding AzlD domain-containing protein, producing MAEPLALWPLLVVLGGAAVTYAWRALGVLLSDRIEADSPAFEWVACVAYALLAGLIARMIVLPLGPLAETALSHRVAAAVISLAIFFLTRHNLLLGIAAGVGALTLLTLGFG from the coding sequence ATGGCTGAGCCGCTCGCGCTCTGGCCGCTGCTGGTCGTCCTGGGCGGGGCCGCCGTCACCTATGCCTGGCGCGCGCTCGGCGTCTTATTATCCGATCGTATAGAAGCCGACAGCCCGGCCTTCGAGTGGGTGGCCTGCGTCGCCTACGCCCTGCTGGCCGGCCTGATCGCGCGGATGATCGTGCTGCCCCTGGGCCCACTGGCCGAAACCGCGCTCAGCCACCGGGTCGCCGCCGCGGTGATCTCCTTGGCGATCTTCTTCCTGACCCGCCACAACCTGCTGCTCGGCATCGCCGCCGGGGTCGGTGCCCTAACCCTGCTGACCCTTGGCTTCGGTTAG
- a CDS encoding AzlC family ABC transporter permease, translating into MWRAAARQGAREAFGIPAIVLGASFLGFGALVREAGLSPWHGLLSTALGWALPGQVAMVELYAAGASLAAILAAVALTNARLLPMTVSLMPLLRAPCRGRGALYLAAHFVAVTGWAAAMRQAPLLPAPARLPYFLGFVVVIWGSSLLTTAGGYYLAGAVPAEVTLGLVFLNPIYFMLVFAADARRRARVLALVLGALAGPSLYLVATDWSLLLTGLIAGSLAFLGDRWWRRRKESPRSHHG; encoded by the coding sequence GTGTGGCGGGCCGCGGCCCGGCAGGGCGCCCGCGAAGCCTTCGGCATACCCGCCATCGTGCTCGGCGCCAGCTTCCTGGGCTTCGGCGCTCTGGTCCGCGAGGCCGGGCTCTCGCCCTGGCACGGCCTGCTCTCGACCGCACTGGGCTGGGCCCTGCCCGGCCAGGTCGCCATGGTCGAGCTCTACGCCGCCGGCGCCTCGCTGGCCGCAATCCTGGCCGCGGTCGCGCTGACCAACGCCCGGCTGCTGCCGATGACCGTCTCCCTGATGCCGCTGCTGCGCGCGCCCTGCCGCGGCCGCGGCGCCCTCTACCTGGCGGCCCACTTCGTCGCGGTCACCGGCTGGGCGGCAGCCATGCGCCAGGCGCCGCTGCTGCCAGCGCCGGCGCGGCTGCCCTACTTCCTCGGCTTCGTCGTGGTGATCTGGGGCAGCTCACTTCTCACCACGGCCGGCGGCTACTATCTGGCCGGGGCCGTGCCGGCCGAGGTCACCCTGGGTCTGGTCTTCCTCAATCCGATCTACTTCATGCTGGTCTTCGCCGCCGACGCCCGACGCCGCGCCCGGGTGCTGGCCCTGGTGCTGGGCGCGCTGGCCGGGCCGTCGCTCTACCTGGTGGCGACCGACTGGTCGCTGCTGCTGACCGGGCTGATCGCCGGGAGCCTGGCCTTCCTGGGCGACCGCTGGTGGCGCCGCCGCAAGGAAAGCCCGCGGAGCCACCATGGCTGA
- a CDS encoding ATP-binding protein — protein MRLKRARGTRVIEAAAASGLPGEILSRLQQELLDNGPPYCVTDPDGVVTYANAAYRRIQPALEEIRESAPTPEIVATLQSLETPLLREINLSIDDREEAYQVEYSLLRDNRGKVAAVLGRYLPASAVAEAERARALAEERFSDLTRLVSDWVWETDRDLKLVYVSARVTDILGHHPRQMIGRRLDRIARQPKEPGRKRLDRKTRTPFRGLEMEMAHKSGGLRLFRLNGLPIYCQNTGEFQGYRGTAEDITELRAREIALHRAVDAAEAANRAKSEFLANISHELRTPLNAVIGFSELIKSEVFGPIGIDRYKNYVDDILDSGRHLLALINDILDVTRLESGNVVLNESRIVPEDLLHAALRVVEDRLHASGHDLEIAVDPGLPLLRADAVKLKQILLNLLTNAIKFTPEEGRIEVRAGRSEDGGMVFSVRDTGIGIASEDREIALTPFRQVDNRLARKFEGTGLGLPIAKALTELHDGNLSLESKLGKGTKVTIHLPRSRVVETKPAGV, from the coding sequence ATGCGCCTCAAGCGTGCCAGGGGGACGCGGGTGATCGAAGCCGCCGCCGCCTCGGGCTTGCCCGGCGAGATACTGTCGCGGCTGCAGCAGGAGCTGCTGGACAATGGACCGCCCTACTGCGTCACCGACCCCGATGGCGTGGTGACCTATGCCAACGCCGCCTACCGGCGCATCCAGCCGGCGCTTGAGGAGATCAGGGAAAGCGCGCCGACCCCCGAGATCGTGGCGACCCTCCAGTCGCTGGAGACGCCGCTGTTGCGCGAGATCAACCTGAGCATCGACGATCGCGAGGAAGCCTACCAGGTCGAGTACAGCCTGCTGCGCGACAACCGCGGCAAGGTCGCGGCGGTCCTCGGCCGCTACCTGCCGGCCAGCGCGGTCGCCGAGGCCGAGCGCGCCCGGGCCCTGGCCGAGGAACGCTTCTCGGACCTGACCCGCCTGGTCTCAGACTGGGTCTGGGAGACCGACCGCGACCTCAAGCTGGTCTACGTCTCGGCGCGGGTGACCGACATCCTCGGCCACCATCCCCGGCAGATGATCGGCCGGCGGCTCGACCGGATCGCGCGCCAGCCGAAGGAGCCCGGCCGGAAGCGGCTCGACCGGAAGACCCGGACGCCTTTCCGCGGCCTGGAGATGGAGATGGCGCACAAGAGCGGCGGCCTGCGCCTGTTCCGGCTCAACGGGCTGCCGATCTACTGCCAGAACACCGGCGAGTTCCAGGGCTATCGCGGCACCGCCGAGGACATCACCGAGCTGCGCGCGCGCGAGATCGCGCTGCACCGGGCGGTCGATGCCGCCGAGGCGGCAAACCGCGCCAAGAGCGAATTCCTGGCCAACATCAGCCACGAGCTGCGCACGCCCCTGAACGCCGTGATCGGCTTCTCCGAGCTGATCAAGTCGGAGGTCTTCGGCCCGATCGGCATCGACCGCTACAAGAACTACGTCGACGACATCCTGGACAGCGGCCGCCACCTGCTCGCCCTGATCAACGACATCCTCGACGTGACCCGGCTGGAATCCGGCAACGTTGTGCTCAACGAGAGCCGCATCGTGCCGGAGGACCTGCTGCACGCCGCCCTACGCGTGGTCGAGGACCGGCTGCATGCCAGCGGGCACGACCTGGAGATCGCGGTCGACCCCGGCTTGCCGCTGCTGCGTGCCGACGCGGTCAAGCTGAAGCAGATCCTGCTCAACCTACTGACCAACGCGATCAAGTTCACCCCGGAGGAGGGCCGCATCGAAGTCAGGGCGGGCCGCAGCGAGGACGGCGGCATGGTCTTCAGCGTGCGCGACACCGGGATCGGCATCGCCTCGGAGGACCGCGAGATCGCGCTCACGCCCTTCCGCCAGGTCGACAACCGCCTGGCGCGCAAGTTCGAGGGCACCGGCCTCGGTCTGCCCATCGCCAAGGCCCTGACCGAGCTGCACGACGGCAACCTGTCCCTGGAAAGCAAGCTCGGCAAGGGCACCAAGGTCACGATCCACCTGCCGCGCAGCCGGGTCGTCGAGACCAAGCCGGCCGGCGTCTGA